The sequence below is a genomic window from Streptomyces sudanensis.
ACGGCTGGACCCGGCGGATCTCCGCCACGTCGGCCATGGCCATCTCGCGGATCGTGCCGTACGGCTCCTCACCGGCGTTGATGCCCTGCGCCTGGATGCCGAAGAAGGGCCGCTCGCCCGCCGCCTCGCGGCCCAGCAGCCGCAGGTTCATCGGGTAGCCGCCGAGGCCCGGCCAGCAGAACACCGGCCGCTCGCCGGCGCCCGGGTGCAGCGGCACCAGGCGCGACACGCGGCGGGGGGTGCCCCCGTCGACGCGGGCGGCGAGGTCGGCCAGCCTCGGCGCCTCGAAGACCACCTGGAGCGGCAGGTTCGTCCCGAACTCCCGGTTGATCCGGTTCACCAGCGCCACCGCGTGCAGCGAGTTGCCGCCGGAGGCGAAGAACTCGTCCTGCGTGGAGACGTCGTCGTACTTCAGCGCCCGGCCCCACTCGACGGCCAGCCACTGCTCGGTGGGCGTCGCGGGCGCCACGTACGGCGCCGAGGTGCGGGCCTGGGAGACCTCCGGCAGCAGCGCGGTGGCCTTGGCGTCGATCTTGCCGTTCGCGGTGAGCGGCAGCTCGTGCACCACCACCACCCGCGCGGGGATCATGTAGTCGGGCAGGAACCGCGCGAGGTCGTCGCGGACGATCTCGGCCGGGCCCTTGGTGTGGACCGCGTCCTCGTTCATGCCCTCGTGGGCGCTCTGCTCGGCGCTGACCCGGCCGCCCACGAAGAAGTACGAGGCGTCGGCGGCCGGTTCGCCGGCGGCGGCCAGCAGGTCGTCCAGACGGCGCGAGGCGGGCAGCGGGTTGCCGGTCTTGGAGGAGTAGCCGGAGGACATCAGGCCGATGCCCGGGACGCGCTGGAGGCGGTGCAGCGCGGTGCCCAGCACCACGTAGCGCAGCCACTCCTCGTCGGTCCGGGACACCGCGCTGACACCGAAGGCGGACCGGTCGTACACGCCCTGGTTGATGGCGATGACGTGGCGCTTCTCCACGACGTCGGCGCCCAGGGGCTCCAGCGCGCCGCCGCGGTACCGGTACAGGCCGCCGGGCAGCCCGGCCACGCGGTCCTCGTGGGCCTGCACGTACAGCTCCACCGGCTCCTGGCGCGGCCGGCCGTGGTTCTCGCCGATCTCGAACGTGCCCAGGTACACGTCCTCGTCGGCCACGTCGAGCCGCTCCTTGACGCGGGGCTCGAAGCCGTGCGGGTCGATGGTCAGCCCGTACTTCGGCAGGACCTCCTCGAAGACGCCCACCATGTGGCCGGCCTCGAACTCCAGCACCTCGACGATGTTGTTCTTGTAGACCGGCTCGATGGCCCGCACCTTGCCGAGGAAGTGGACCCGCAGCCCCCGCTCGGGGAAGTCCCCGGCGACCTCGCCGACGCGGACGAGGGTGTGGTCGACCGGGTGGTGGTAGTACAGGCCCGCCTCGACGCCGTCCAGGCCCCGCGTCTCCAGGTACATCTGCGTGGCGTACAGCGCGCCGGGGGAGGCGTAGGCGTACTTCGGCAGCAGCCGCTCCCGGCTGCGGAAGGGGCCGAACCAGCGCAGCACCTCGCCCAGTTCGGCCAGCCGCAGCTCCTCCAGGGAGCGGGAGTACGGCGACACGGGGCGCGGGGCGAGCATGCCGAGGACGTCGTCGGCGGTGACCGGCCCGCCGTCGTAGAAGCGGTAGGTCTTGCGGGCGAACGCCTCCCGCCGCTGGACGGCCGTCTCCTCCCGGCCGGGCAGCTTGACGGCCAGGCGGCCCACCAGCTCCTCCGGCTCGCGCAGACCGGGGTTGGACAGCTGGGCCTTGACCTGCACCTTGGACGACTTGGAGCGGTGGTGGTCGGCGTCCTGGCGGCCCTGGTCCATGACGGCGGCGGTGCGCTCGTTCAGCTCGATCGCGGCCACCAGGGCCTTGCTGCCGGTGCGCGGGTCGTCGGTGACGACGGCGGCGGCGCGCCGCACCCAGGTGTGCTCCTCGATGCGGGAGGCCACCTCCTCCAGCTCGACCCGGTAGCCGCGCAGCTTGACCTGGTTGTCGGTGCGGCCCATGAACTGGATCGTGCCGTCGGCGTTCCACTGGCACAGGTCGCCCGTGCGGTACAGCCGCTCGGTCGGGTTGAACGGGGAGGTGATGAACCGCTGCGCGGTCTGCTCGGGCAGGCCGATGTAGCCGCGCGCCACCTGGACCCCGCCGATGAACAGCTCGCCGCTCTCGCCGATGTCGACCGGCTGGCGGTTCTCGTCGAGGATGTAGCAGGTGACGTTGTCGGCGGGGGTGCCGATCGGCACGATCCCCGGAGGGGCGTCGGCGAGGGAGTCGGGGTCGATCCAGTGCGAGGTGGCGTTGATCGTCGTCTCGGTCGGCCCGTAGAGGTTGACCACCGAGACCCCGGGCAGCGCGGCGAAGATCTCCGCCGTGAGCGCGCGGGTGAGGGCCTCGCCGCCGGAGAAGACGCGGCGCAGCGAGGAGCAGGCGCCGAGCTCCTCGGTGTCGACGAGGGCCTGGAGCAGCGTCGGCACCGCCTGCAGGGCGGTCACCCGCTGCTCGCAGATGGTGGTGATGATCGCCTCGGGGTCGCGGAAGATGCCCGGCGCCCCCATGACGACCCGCGCGCCGACCGCCGGGGCGAGGATCTCCCACTGGGCGGCGTCGAAGCTCATCGGCGTCTTCTGCAGGATGGACACCTCGGCGTCCAGGTGCCCGAGGTTGGCCAGCCACTGCATCTGGGAGACGATGCTGCGCTGCTCGATCATCACGCCCTTGGGCTTGCCGGTGCTGCCCGAGGTGTAGATGACGTAGGCGAGGTGGTCGCCGCGGCTCTCCGGCAGCGGCACCGGGGGCAGGTCGGGGACGTCGGAGGCGCTGACGACGGTGGTGCCCTCCGGCACCAGGCGCCGGGCGCGGTCGACCAGGTGGTCCTGGGTGACGACGACCCGGGTGCCGGAGTCCTCGAGCATGTACCTGAGCCGGTCCTCCGGGTAGTCCGGCGACAGCGGCAGGTAGGCGGCCCCCGCGGAGAGGATGCCCCACACCCCGGTCATCAGCTCCGCGGACGGCTCGGTGAACACGCCGACGCAGGTGTCCGGGGTGACGCCGAGGCGCACCAGGTGGGAACCGAGCCGGCGGGCGGCGTCACTGAGCTGGCGGAACGTGAGGTGACCGTCCCCCGTGCCCCCCGCGCCGGCGGGGGAGGCCCCCAGGGACCGGGGCAGGGTGACGGCCACGTCGTCGGGACGGAGGCGGGCCTGTCGGGTGAGCAGGGCAGCCAGCGAGGCACCCTTGTGGGACACGCAGGATATTGGCGGACTGATACTCATGTGGTGACCCCCCGGTGAAACGCCCTTGGACGGGCGGTGAATGGTGTGTGCTCCCCCGCGCGCGCCGCCGACGTCTCCGTCGGGCGGTGCGCGGCGGGTTGTGTGCGCGAGCAGGTGGGCGGTGCGGGACGCGCGGTCTCGTCTTGTGGGAGACGAGGGCGCGGCCCGTCGCCGTGTGCGGTACGGCCCGTGGACGGGCGTCCCGCGTCAGGCCCGGCTCGCGGCGGGCTCGCCCGGTGCCGGTTCGGGCTTCTTGGCACGGGGCTGGGCGAGGACGACCGCCCCGATGACGGCGGCGGCGCCGAGAAGCTGCAACGGGCGCAGCGACTGGTCGAGGAAGAGGTACCCGAGGACCGTCGCGCACAGGGGCGAGGCGAACGACAGGAACGAGACGGCCAGTGCGGGCAGGCGGGCCAGGCCGCGGAACCACAGCACGTACGCGATGAGGGCGCCGATGATGCTCAGGTAGGCGAACCCGCCGATGTTGGTCCAGGTGACGCGGTCCGGCAGCGACTCGCCGACGAGGGTGACGGGCAGCAGGAGCAGACCGCCGACGGTGAGCTGCCAGCCGGTGAACGTCAGCAGCGTCACGCCCTCCGGCCGCCCCCACCGCTTGGTCAGCACGATGCCGCAGGCCATGGACAGCGCACCCAGCAGGCCGGCCACGACCCCCACGCCGTCCAGGCCCGCGCCGGGCTGGAGGACGAGCAGGGCGATGCCGGCCGCGCCGACCAGGCAGGCGACGACGTGCACCGGCTGGATGCGCTCCTTCAGCAGCAGCGCGCCGAGGAGCAGCACGATCATCGGCTGGATGGACATGACCAGGGCCGCCACGCCGCCCGGCAGGTGGTACGCGGCCAGGAACAGGAAGTAGAAGAACGCGCCGATGTTCAGCACACCGAGCACCGTGGCCCGCCACCACCACACGCCCCTGGGCAGGACCCGGGTGATCAGCAGCAGGATCAGGCCCGCCGGGAGCGCGCGGACCAGGGAGGCCAGCAGCGGCCTGTCGGGCGGCAGGAACTCGGTGGTGACCAGGTAGGTGGAGCCCCACACCGCGGGTGCGAGGACGGTCATCAGGGAAGTGCCGGCGAGGCTCTGGTTGCTCACTTCTGCATTCCGGAGTCGGTGGTCCCGAAGAACCGGTCGCCGAAGTCGCCGATGCCCGGGATCATGAACGCGTGCTCGTTCAGCCGGTCCTCGACGGCGCTGGTGACGATCCGCACCCGCGGCCGTTCGGAGTGGACGCGGCGCAGGCCCTCGGGCGACGACAGGAGGTTGACCATGATGATCCGGTCCTCCTCGACGCCCGCCTCCAGCAGGACGTCGATCGCCGCGAGCGCGGAGCCGGCGGTGGCCAGCATCGGCTCCAGGAGCAGCACGTGCCGGTCGGCGATGTCGGCCGGGAGGTGCTGGTAGTAGAGGCGGGGCTGCTTGGTCCGCTTGTCGCGCTGGATCAGGATCTTGCCGATGCGGACGCCGGGCAGGACGTCGCGCAGCTCGCCCTCGATGGCGTCGCCGGCGCGGATGACGGACACGGCGCACGGCGCGGAGGCGAGCTCCAGCCCCTGGTAGGTGGCGCCGACCGGGGTGGTGACCTCCTTCTTGTTAAAGGGCAGCAGGTCGGAGGCGGCCTCCAGCAGGAGGCGGATGATCCGGCGGGAGTAGAAGACGAAGTCCTCCCGGGCGCAGTCGCGGTCGCGGATGACCGTGTGCATCGCTCGGAGCTGGTCGGTCTGCGGGAGGGTGTGGACGTTGTGGCCAGTGGTCACGACGGGATCTCTCCTCGGGATCCTCGGTGTTCCTGGACGCGCCTCGCGGCTCCGCAGCGGCCGGGGCGGGCCGGCCGCCCTTGCGGGGGCGGGCCCGGGCGTGCGGGAGCGGAGGCGCGAGAGGGGTGAGATGAGGAACGGGCGGGGCGGCCGGACGCACGGGGCCGGCCGCCCCGGCCGGACGGATCAGCCGATCTCGTCGAAGGCGCGGCGGGCCTCGGCGACGAACTTCGCCACCTTGGCGCGGTCCTTGCGCCCGTCGGGGCCCTCGAGACCGGTGTGGGCGTCGACGGCGGCGGGACGCACGGCGCGGATCGCGTCCCCGACGTTCTCCGGGTTCAGGCCGCCCGCCATCATCAGCGGCTTCGGGGAGCGGCGGACCAGCTCCGCGGAGACGTTCCAGTCGTGGGTGAGGCCGGTGGCGCCCTTGGCACCGGTCTTCGGGTCGAAGGTGTCGGTGATGTACATGTCGACGAACGGGTGGGTCTCGTCGACGAGCTTCAGCAGCTCCTCCGCGTTGTCCTCCTTGACCACGAGGGACTTGAGGACGAACAGGTCGGGGCGGATCTCCTTGAGCCGGCGCAGCTCCTCGGTCGCCACGTCGCCGTGGAGCTGGACCGCGACCACGCCGAGCTCGTGGCAGAACTCGCTGACCTCCTCGGCGTCGGTGAGGTAGCTGATGAGGACGCCGGCGTGCGGGGGCTGGAGGCCCTTGATGATGGTGGCGGCGTCGTGCTCGGCTATGTCGTCCTTGCCGGACGGCAGGCGCAGCGCGAAACCGATCCAGTCCGCGCCCTCTTCGATGATCATGTCCGCTTCGGCCGCGTCGATGATGCCGGCGACCTGGACGAGCTTGTTCACAGTGGTCATGACGACCTTCCCCCCTGTTGTGCTTTTTCGTGTTTTTTCGACACCGAAGAGCGTGCTCCCGGCAGGCGGAAGCGGTTCCCTCCCTGCTCTTCGACGATCGCGACCGGGCCCGCGTGCCCCGGTCTCAGCGCCCGTAGGTCTCGCTGAAGCAGGTCAGCGCACGGTCCCTGCGGCCCGGGTGGAGCCGCGTCTCGGCGGGATAGCCGAGAGGCATGAGCAGGGCGATGTGCACGTCCTCACGGCCGTCCACGCCGATGGCCTTCTTGACCTCGGCCTCGTCCCAACCGCCCATGGGGCTGGTCGCCAGGCCGGCGGCCTCCGCGGCGATCATCAGGAACGAGGCGGCGATCATCGCGTCCTTGACGGCGTACTCCCGCTCCAGGCCGCGGGCCCTGAGGTCCTCGTGGAAGAGGCGGACGCTCTCGGGTGTCCCGTCGGCGAACTCCTCCGACCAGGCGCCGCGGGAGCGGGCCGTCTCCCAGATGTCGCCCCGGTCCTCGCGCCAGGCGGCGGACTCGGCGACGAACACCAGCATGACGGGCGCCTCCTGCGGATGCGGCTGGCCCCCGGTCGCCCGGGTCAGGGCCTGACGCCCCTCCTCGCCGGAGACGACGACGATGGAGCGCGCCTGGAGGTTGAAGCTGGACGGTGCTTCCAGCGCCAGGTCGACCAGCTCGTCCACGAGCCGTGTCGGCACCGGCTCGGGCCGGTAGTGGCGAACACTTCGACGTGCGCGGATGATCCGCGCAACAATGGCGTGATCCGACGCTGCCGTGGTCACGATCCAGCCCTATCTCTTCGGTGTCGAACCTTCTGGAATCAAGACAGTATTGGCGAAGCTAAACTTGCGTCAAACCTTTCGATGGCGAACCGATGAAGGGAGGGTAGCCGCTGTGCGCGATTCCGTCGACGGGTTCCTCGAACAATGGGCCACCCTGCGTGACGACCTCGACCTTCAGGCCATGGGGGCCGTGGGACGCCTCCTGCGCCTCTCGAGGATCGTCGGCGTCGGGCTCAAGGAGTACTTCGCCGAACACGGCATGGAGGTATGGGAGTTCGACGTCCTGGCCACGCTGCGCCGCAGTGACAGGCCGCTCACGGCCAAGGAGCTGGCCGCCGGCGTGATGATCGGGTCGGCTGCCCTGACCAACCGCGTGGACCGCCTGGTGGCCCGCGGATTCGTCGCCCGGCAGGCCGTCCCGGACGACCGCCGGAGCCTGCACATCGTCCTGACCGACGCGGGCCGCGCGTGCGTCGACGACGTGGTGGCGGGCCACGTGCGGAACCAGCGCAAGCTCCTTTCCGGCCTTTCCCCGGAGGAGTGCGAGCAGTTCAACGACCTCCTGCGCGCCCTGCTCCTGTCCCTGGGCGACACCCGCTGAACGCCGACGGCGATGATGGGCCGTGAGGAGGGCCGGGGCAAGGCTCTTTCCGGTCGCTTCACGGAGGGCCGGGAGCGGTTCGGCCGCCTCCGCCTGTCTCGTTCTCGCCCCTCGGAGGGCACGTGCCGAGGGCCGGCGGCGGTGGTGGGTCGTGAGGAGGGGGACCGGCGCAAGGCCCTTTCTGGTCTCTTCGCGGAGCGGTGCGGGTGAGGTGCGTACGGTCCGCGCCCCGCGGCACCGGCCTTCCGGGCGCCGGCCTCCCGCCGGTCCGTGTCCGTTGGTCCGCGTCCCCCGGTCCGCACCTTCGGGATGTGACGGCCCCGCGCCGGGATCCGTCCCCGGCGCGGGGCCGGGGGTGCGCCCACGACGGGAAGGGGGCCCTTCCGGTGCCGGGGTGGCATCGGAAGGGCCCCCTGGTGAGGACCGGAGGAACGGACCGTCAGAAGGTCAGGCTCCAGGAGTCGATGTAGCCGGTGTCACCGGTGTAGCTGTCGGTCACCCGCAGCTTCCAGGTGCCGCTCGCGAGGACGCTGGAGGCGTTCACCGTGTACGACGTGATGACGTTGTCGGCGCTGTCGCTGGTGTTGACGTCCTTCAGCAGGGCCGAGGCGCCGCTCGGGGCGACCAGCTCGACCTTGAGGTCACCGCGGTAGGTGTGCTTGATGTCGACGTCGACCTTGAGGGCGGACGGGGCGTAGCCGCTGATGCCGCTCACCGCGATGGACGAGGTGACCGTGGTGTTGTCGTAGACGGTCACGTTGGCGGAGTTGGTGAACACCTTGCCCGCGGGCGGGGTGGTGCCGGTGCCCGCGCCGAGCGTGGCGGCCGCGTCGGCGAGGCCGGCGCCGCAGCCGCCGGAGCAGTAGCCGGGCAGCGTACGGGCGTTGCTCTTGATCGCGGACTCGATCTGCGCCGGGGTCAGCGACGGGGTCGCCTGCTTCATCAGCGCGGCGAGGCCGGCGATGTGCGGGGCGGCCATGCTGGTGCCCTGGTAGGCCGAGTAGGTCTCGCTGACCGGGCTGCGGGTGCCGCTGTTCACCGTGGACCAGATGCCGTTGGCGGAGCCCATCGCGGTCTCGCCGCCGGGGGCGGTGATGTCGATGACGGTGCCGTAGTTGGAGTACGAGGCGCGGTTGCCCTCGCGGTCCGAGGCGGCGACGGTGATGACGTTGGCGCAGTTGGCCGGGTTGAAGGTCGACGCGTTGACGTTGCTGTTGCCGGCCGCGACGACGATCGTGGAGCCGCGGTTGACGGCGGCGTTGATCGCGTTCTGGGTGCCCGCGTCGCAGGTGCCGCTGCCGCCGAGGCTCATGTTGATGACGTCGGCCGGGTACGGGTTGGTCGGCGCGCCCGCGACGTAGCCGCCGGAGGACCAGGTGATGGCGTCGATGATGTCGGACGTCGAGCCGCCGCACTTGCCGAGCACGCGGACCGGCTGGACCTTCGCGTTGTACGCGATGCCGGCGATGCCCTTGGCGTTGTGCGTCGACGCGGCGATGGTGCCCGCGACGTGGGTGCCGTGCCAGGAGCTGGTGGTGTCCCGCTCCGGGTAGTTGTTGCCGCACTCGCCCTGGAGCATCCAGTCGCCCGGGTCGGCGGGGTTGCTGTCCCGGCCGCCGCCGTCGTTCGCGACGAAGGTGTCGGAGATGAAGTCGTAGCCCGAGACGATGTTGGCGGCGAGGTCGGAGTGGGCGACGTAGCCGGTGTCGATCACGGAGACGTTGACGCCGCTGCCGGTCGCCTTGTCCCAGGCACCGGGGACCCGCATGCCGGCGGTGGACTCGAAGAGGTCCCACTGGCGGGTGTACTCGGTGTCGTTCGGGGTCACGGCCGCGGCGTACACGCGGCGGTCCGGGACGACGTAGGCGACGTCGGAGTCGGCGCGGAAGGCGGCCATGACGGCGTCCACGCTCTTCTTGTCCTGCGCCTCGCCCAGGTCGACCAGGGCGGCGCCGGTGCCCAGGCGGCGCTCGAAGTCGAGCGCCTCGCCGGCCTTCTTGCCCTTGGCCTCGGCGTCCTTGGCCGCGGCGGCGTCGGACTTGGCCTCGGTGGTCATCGACTTGTAGCCGACGATGAGGCGCTCGACGGGGGCCTGGGCGGCCTCGGCGGCCGGCGCNGGGGGCCGGCNCNGGGGCGGCCGGGGCGGGCGCGGCGATGGAGGTGGCCGTGCCGGCGCAGAGCAGCGCGGTGGCCGTCGCTGCGATGAGGGATGTGCGAACGCGTCTGTAGCCGTTCAAGGCATCGCCTTTCCTGGATTTCGACCCGGCTGGGGAAGCTGCGCACGCGTGTTACGTGCATGACAAGCCGGTTCCTGCGGCCGCGGGCAGGACGGGTGGGGGTCGTGGCGGCCGGACGCACGGCGTGAGGGAGCTCCGGTTCGCGGGCACCGACGGCTTCGGATGCGCTCGTGAACCGGATGCCGGGGGGAATGCGGTGCGGGCGCCGCGGCCTTGTGGGCCGGGTGCGTCCGCCCGCGGGGTCCTCCCGCCGCGCAGAGCACCGGTCGGCTGTCCCGCATGTGACGGCTCTTCGTCGTCAAGTGCGTTCGGTCGGCCGGATGGCAGGAAAGCTATGGCCAGAACGTTGCGCTAGGCCATACGGAGGGGGGTGACTACGGATACGTATTTAATTGCGGGCGTACGAATAGTTAACGCGTTGCGCATCCTGGATGTCTTTCGGTGGGGCGCCGGGGACGTGGTGAGGGTGGCGCGGGGGCCGGTGCGGCGGCGGCCGTGCGACCGCGAGGGCACCGTCCGGCCCCGGGGCGGGCGGCGCGGCCCCGGGGCCGGAGGACNNNNNNNNNNNNNNNNNNNNNNNNNNNNNNNNNNNNNNNNNGGGTACCCGTAGCCCGCCCGTCCCGCGCCGGGGCGGGGAGACCGGCGAGCCACCGGAGGCACGAGATGAACGACCCCATGAACGACCCCATGAGCGACCCGGGGGGCTACCCCACCCCGTCCCAGGCGGAAGGGGAGCGGGACCCGGACGCCGAGGAGCACCCCGACGTGGCCCGGACGACCCCGTCCCAGGCGGAGGGGGAGCGGTCGG
It includes:
- a CDS encoding amino acid adenylation domain-containing protein, with protein sequence MSISPPISCVSHKGASLAALLTRQARLRPDDVAVTLPRSLGASPAGAGGTGDGHLTFRQLSDAARRLGSHLVRLGVTPDTCVGVFTEPSAELMTGVWGILSAGAAYLPLSPDYPEDRLRYMLEDSGTRVVVTQDHLVDRARRLVPEGTTVVSASDVPDLPPVPLPESRGDHLAYVIYTSGSTGKPKGVMIEQRSIVSQMQWLANLGHLDAEVSILQKTPMSFDAAQWEILAPAVGARVVMGAPGIFRDPEAIITTICEQRVTALQAVPTLLQALVDTEELGACSSLRRVFSGGEALTRALTAEIFAALPGVSVVNLYGPTETTINATSHWIDPDSLADAPPGIVPIGTPADNVTCYILDENRQPVDIGESGELFIGGVQVARGYIGLPEQTAQRFITSPFNPTERLYRTGDLCQWNADGTIQFMGRTDNQVKLRGYRVELEEVASRIEEHTWVRRAAAVVTDDPRTGSKALVAAIELNERTAAVMDQGRQDADHHRSKSSKVQVKAQLSNPGLREPEELVGRLAVKLPGREETAVQRREAFARKTYRFYDGGPVTADDVLGMLAPRPVSPYSRSLEELRLAELGEVLRWFGPFRSRERLLPKYAYASPGALYATQMYLETRGLDGVEAGLYYHHPVDHTLVRVGEVAGDFPERGLRVHFLGKVRAIEPVYKNNIVEVLEFEAGHMVGVFEEVLPKYGLTIDPHGFEPRVKERLDVADEDVYLGTFEIGENHGRPRQEPVELYVQAHEDRVAGLPGGLYRYRGGALEPLGADVVEKRHVIAINQGVYDRSAFGVSAVSRTDEEWLRYVVLGTALHRLQRVPGIGLMSSGYSSKTGNPLPASRRLDDLLAAAGEPAADASYFFVGGRVSAEQSAHEGMNEDAVHTKGPAEIVRDDLARFLPDYMIPARVVVVHELPLTANGKIDAKATALLPEVSQARTSAPYVAPATPTEQWLAVEWGRALKYDDVSTQDEFFASGGNSLHAVALVNRINREFGTNLPLQVVFEAPRLADLAARVDGGTPRRVSRLVPLHPGAGERPVFCWPGLGGYPMNLRLLGREAAGERPFFGIQAQGINAGEEPYGTIREMAMADVAEIRRVQPSGPYTLWGYSFGARVAFEAAWQLEQFGEKVDRLLLICPGNPRVRTADGRQWGRESSYANPAYVTILFSVFMGTISGPELDECLERAVDEDAFVEYVHTLLPQLDAETIRRITRIVGGTYEFEYSFNELRERRIEAPVTIFKARGDDYSFVEGSSGYSAAPPQIVELVGDHYDVLKEHGVGELVAAIDRVTGGR
- a CDS encoding EamA family transporter, which produces MSNQSLAGTSLMTVLAPAVWGSTYLVTTEFLPPDRPLLASLVRALPAGLILLLITRVLPRGVWWWRATVLGVLNIGAFFYFLFLAAYHLPGGVAALVMSIQPMIVLLLGALLLKERIQPVHVVACLVGAAGIALLVLQPGAGLDGVGVVAGLLGALSMACGIVLTKRWGRPEGVTLLTFTGWQLTVGGLLLLPVTLVGESLPDRVTWTNIGGFAYLSIIGALIAYVLWFRGLARLPALAVSFLSFASPLCATVLGYLFLDQSLRPLQLLGAAAVIGAVVLAQPRAKKPEPAPGEPAASRA
- the upp gene encoding uracil phosphoribosyltransferase, yielding MTTGHNVHTLPQTDQLRAMHTVIRDRDCAREDFVFYSRRIIRLLLEAASDLLPFNKKEVTTPVGATYQGLELASAPCAVSVIRAGDAIEGELRDVLPGVRIGKILIQRDKRTKQPRLYYQHLPADIADRHVLLLEPMLATAGSALAAIDVLLEAGVEEDRIIMVNLLSSPEGLRRVHSERPRVRIVTSAVEDRLNEHAFMIPGIGDFGDRFFGTTDSGMQK
- a CDS encoding phosphoribosylanthranilate isomerase — encoded protein: MTTVNKLVQVAGIIDAAEADMIIEEGADWIGFALRLPSGKDDIAEHDAATIIKGLQPPHAGVLISYLTDAEEVSEFCHELGVVAVQLHGDVATEELRRLKEIRPDLFVLKSLVVKEDNAEELLKLVDETHPFVDMYITDTFDPKTGAKGATGLTHDWNVSAELVRRSPKPLMMAGGLNPENVGDAIRAVRPAAVDAHTGLEGPDGRKDRAKVAKFVAEARRAFDEIG
- a CDS encoding nitroreductase family protein codes for the protein MTTAASDHAIVARIIRARRSVRHYRPEPVPTRLVDELVDLALEAPSSFNLQARSIVVVSGEEGRQALTRATGGQPHPQEAPVMLVFVAESAAWREDRGDIWETARSRGAWSEEFADGTPESVRLFHEDLRARGLEREYAVKDAMIAASFLMIAAEAAGLATSPMGGWDEAEVKKAIGVDGREDVHIALLMPLGYPAETRLHPGRRDRALTCFSETYGR
- a CDS encoding MarR family winged helix-turn-helix transcriptional regulator; its protein translation is MRDSVDGFLEQWATLRDDLDLQAMGAVGRLLRLSRIVGVGLKEYFAEHGMEVWEFDVLATLRRSDRPLTAKELAAGVMIGSAALTNRVDRLVARGFVARQAVPDDRRSLHIVLTDAGRACVDDVVAGHVRNQRKLLSGLSPEECEQFNDLLRALLLSLGDTR
- a CDS encoding S8 family peptidase — translated: APAAEAAQAPVERLIVGYKSMTTEAKSDAAAAKDAEAKGKKAGEALDFERRLGTGAALVDLGEAQDKKSVDAVMAAFRADSDVAYVVPDRRVYAAAVTPNDTEYTRQWDLFESTAGMRVPGAWDKATGSGVNVSVIDTGYVAHSDLAANIVSGYDFISDTFVANDGGGRDSNPADPGDWMLQGECGNNYPERDTTSSWHGTHVAGTIAASTHNAKGIAGIAYNAKVQPVRVLGKCGGSTSDIIDAITWSSGGYVAGAPTNPYPADVINMSLGGSGTCDAGTQNAINAAVNRGSTIVVAAGNSNVNASTFNPANCANVITVAASDREGNRASYSNYGTVIDITAPGGETAMGSANGIWSTVNSGTRSPVSETYSAYQGTSMAAPHIAGLAALMKQATPSLTPAQIESAIKSNARTLPGYCSGGCGAGLADAAATLGAGTGTTPPAGKVFTNSANVTVYDNTTVTSSIAVSGISGYAPSALKVDVDIKHTYRGDLKVELVAPSGASALLKDVNTSDSADNVITSYTVNASSVLASGTWKLRVTDSYTGDTGYIDSWSLTF